The sequence AGCAGCGAGTGGATCGGATCGGGGCCCGCGGGATCTGGCTGATGTGTGTCGCCTGCGGAGCTCTGTCTGTGGTGGCAGGCGCGATGACGGCGCTGAACGTCGCGCTGCCCGAGATCGGACCGTCCATCGGAGCGAGTTCCACGCAGATGACCTGGCTCGTCGATGCCTATACCGTCGCGCTCGCCGCGCTACTCCTGCCGTTCGGCGCGCTGGGCGATCGGTACGGCCGGCGTGGTCTGCTCGTCGTCGGCCTGGCGGTCTTCGCGATCGCCTCCCTCCCGCCGTTGTGGATCGACGACCCCATGATCGTCATCGGCAGCCGGGCACTCGCCGGGGTCGCCGCCGCGATGATCATGCCCGCCACGTTGTCGCTGCTGACCTCCGAACTACCCGAGTCCAGACGACCTCTCGCCGTTGCCATCTGGGCTGGGGTCGCCGGCGCCGGCAGTATCGGCGGCTTCTTCGTGAGCGGATTCCTCCTCGAGTGGTTCACCTGGCGGTCGATCTTCGTCACGTTCGCAGCCGTCACGGTGCTGCTGGCCGTGGCGTCGTGCACGATCGCGACCTCACGGGACGACCAACCGAAACCCTTCGACTTCCCCGGCGCCCTGCTGTCGACCGCGGCGGTGTTCTTGTTCGTCGTCGGGCTGCTCGAATCGCCCAGCCGCGGATGGGACGACGCACTCGTGATCGTGGCGCTGGTCGCGGGGCTGTTGCTGGCGGTGGTTTTCGCGCTGGTCGAGTATCGGCGTGACGCACCACTTCTCGATGTGCGGTTGTTCTCGAACCGGTCGTTCTCCGCCGGCGCGTTCACGGTCCTCGTGCAGTTCTTCGCGTCGCTGGGCCTCTTCTTCGTGGTGCTGCAGCGCCTGCAACTCGACTTCGGGATGTCGCCGCTGATGGCCGCCACCGCGATGCTGCCCCTGATCGCGATGATCATGGTCCTGTCGCCGATCGGCGGTTGGCTCGCCGTGCGCTACTCGCTGCGCATCATCCTCGTCCTCGGGGTCGGGCTCACCGGCGTCGCCCTGATCCTGATGGGCGTGCTCGACTACTCGTCCTACCTCGGCCTGCTTCCGCTGCTGCTGCTCGGCTCGGCCGGGCAGGGCTTCGCCACGGCACCACCCACCACGGCGATCATGGCCAACACGCCCTCCGCCAACCAGGGTGTCGGGTCGGCGGTGAACGACACCTTCCGCGAGGTCGGCGCCGCCATCGGCATCGCACTCGCGGGCAGCATCGTGGCCGCCGGCTATGCCCGCAACATCGAGCCCATCACCCATGACGTGGTCGCGACCACCGGGTCGACCGAGCTCGGCGATCACATCTCCCGGTCACTCGCCGAAGCGCTGCACGCCCTCGATGCGGTGGCCACCCGGTATCCGGCGCAGGCAGGCGCTCTCGAGCAGGTCGCCGACCAGGCGAGACACGCCTTTGTCGGACCGATGAACACCGCCTGCATCGTGATGGGCATCGTGATCCTCGTCGGCGCCGCAATCTTGGCCGTCGTGAGCCCCGACGAGATGACCCCAGCCGAAGTGCCGGCCGCCGAACCCGAGCGGGAGCCGGCAGCCCGCTGACCTGACCGGCGATCGTTCAGATCACCGGCTCAGGCCTCGGCGATCGCCTCCAGCGGCCGGGTCCGGGCCGCGCGGACGGCCGGCCACAGCGCGGCGAGGACACCGACCACCGCCGACGCGACGAGCGTGATCACGATGAGACTCCACGGCAGGACCGGTGTCCCCAGTCCCCACTTGGCCAGCGTCCGCACCAGTGCCCAACCGATCACACTGCCCAGGATCACCCCGAGGATGGCGCCGAAGATCGCGATGAGCACCGATTCCAGGTAGATGCTGCGCCGCACCTGTGATCGCAGCATGCCGACCGCCCGCAGCATGCCGATCTCCCGGGTGCGCTCCACCACCGACAACGCGAGGGTGTTCACGATGCCGAGCACGGCGATCAGCAAGGCCAGTCCGAGCATCGCGTAGAGCGTCGCCAGCATCTGGTCGATCTGACTCGAGACCGAACTCTTGAACTGGTCGCGGTCCTGGACCTGAACCGTCAGATACGAATCGGTGGCGTTCTCCAGATTCTGTCGCAGCTCGTCGGCCTGCACACCCGGTGCGGGCGTGACGAAGATGGTGGCACTCACCCGCGCCGGGGGTGGGACGAGTTTGTCGTAGACGGCCGGCCCCACCATCCACGGTTGCAACGCCTCGTTGTCGGCGTAGACACCGGACACCGTCGTCGGGATCTGTTCCCCGGTGGGCCCGGTGAACGTGACGACGTCGCCGCGATCCCACCCCTGTGTGTTCCGCGTGCGTTCACTGACCAGCATCCCGTCAGCCGGAAGGTTCGGCGAGGCACCGTCTTTCATGTCCATGACGGCGACGTCGTTCGGCTGGCCGCCGAGCGCGCCGTAACCGGCGACGGTCTTGCCGTCCACCTCGGCGCGGACCACGCCGAAGCTGACCGACGACCCGACACCGTCCACGCCCTCCACGGCGGTGGCGACCGCGCCGGGGATCGGCAGCTGATTGGCCCCCGCCACGATGAACTCGGCGCGCAGCCCCGTGTCGACCGCGTCGTCGATGGTGCCCTTGAACGAGGTGCCGAGGGTGCCGATCACGGCCACCAGCATCAGGCCGAGGGTCAGGGCGAAGGCTGTCGCGGCGGTGCGGCGTGGGTTGCGTACCGCATTGGTCCGCGCGAGCCGTCCG is a genomic window of Gordonia sp. SID5947 containing:
- a CDS encoding MFS transporter produces the protein MVSDQQRVDRIGARGIWLMCVACGALSVVAGAMTALNVALPEIGPSIGASSTQMTWLVDAYTVALAALLLPFGALGDRYGRRGLLVVGLAVFAIASLPPLWIDDPMIVIGSRALAGVAAAMIMPATLSLLTSELPESRRPLAVAIWAGVAGAGSIGGFFVSGFLLEWFTWRSIFVTFAAVTVLLAVASCTIATSRDDQPKPFDFPGALLSTAAVFLFVVGLLESPSRGWDDALVIVALVAGLLLAVVFALVEYRRDAPLLDVRLFSNRSFSAGAFTVLVQFFASLGLFFVVLQRLQLDFGMSPLMAATAMLPLIAMIMVLSPIGGWLAVRYSLRIILVLGVGLTGVALILMGVLDYSSYLGLLPLLLLGSAGQGFATAPPTTAIMANTPSANQGVGSAVNDTFREVGAAIGIALAGSIVAAGYARNIEPITHDVVATTGSTELGDHISRSLAEALHALDAVATRYPAQAGALEQVADQARHAFVGPMNTACIVMGIVILVGAAILAVVSPDEMTPAEVPAAEPEREPAAR